Proteins co-encoded in one Nicotiana sylvestris chromosome 7, ASM39365v2, whole genome shotgun sequence genomic window:
- the LOC104220005 gene encoding large ribosomal subunit protein uL4, which produces MATAAAIPTTTVQALENDMATDGAVPLPAVMKAPIRPDVVTYVHSNISKNARQPYAVSKKAGHQTSAESWGTGRAVSRIPRVPGGGTHRAGQAAFGNMCRGGRMFAPTKIWRRWHRKIPVNQKRYAVASAIAASSVPSLVLARGHRIETVPELPLVVSDSIEGIEKTNNAIKALKQVGAYPDAEKAKDSHAIRPGKGKMRNRRYISRKGPLIVYGTEGAKLVKAFRNIPGVEICHVDRLNLLKLAPGGHLGRFVIWTKSAYEKLDSIYGSFDKPSEKKKGYFLPRPKMVNADLARIINSDEVQSVVRPIKKDVNKRATLKKNPLKNLNVLLKLNPYAKTARRMSLLAEAQRVKAKKEKLDKKRHQITKEEASAIRSASHSWYKTMISDSDYAEFDNFTKWLGVSQ; this is translated from the coding sequence ATGGCTACCGCTGCCGCCATTCCCACCACCACCGTTCAAGCCCTAGAAAATGACATGGCTACTGACGGCGCCGTCCCTCTCCCCGCCGTCATGAAAGCTCCGATCCGTCCCGACGTTGTAACCTACGTCCACTCCAACATTTCCAAAAACGCCCGTCAACCTTATGCTGTATCAAAAAAAGCCGGCCACCAAACCTCAGCTGAGTCATGGGGTACCGGACGAGCTGTTTCACGTATTCCCCGTGTTCCCGGTGGTGGTACCCACCGCGCCGGTCAAGCTGCTTTCGGTAACATGTGTCGTGGTGGTCGAATGTTTGCTCCGACGAAGATCTGGCGCCGATGGCACCGTAAGATTCCCGTGAACCAAAAACGATATGCCGTTGCTTCAGCTATCGCCGCTTCTTCAGTTCCATCCCTTGTCCTCGCACGCGGCCATCGTATCGAGACCGTCCCCGAGCTTCCTCTCGTTGTTTCTGATTCGATCGAAGGGATTGAAAAGACTAACAACGCTATCAAGGCTTTGAAGCAAGTCGGCGCTTATCCAGATGCTGAAAAGGCTAAGGACAGTCACGCTATTCGTCCCGGAAAGGGAAAAATGCGTAACCGTCGCTACATTTCCCGCAAAGGCCCACTGATTGTGTACGGAACAGAAGGTGCAAAGCTCGTGAAAGCTTTTAGGAACATTCCAGGTGTTGAAATTTGCCACGTGGATCGATTGAACTTACTCAAGCTTGCTCCAGGTGGTCACTTAGGAAGGTTTGTTATTTGGACTAAATCGGCTTATGAGAAATTAGATTCGATTTATGGATCATTCGATAAGCCTTCGGAGAAAAAGAAGGGGTATTTTTTGCCAAGGCCCAAAATGGTTAATGCTGATTTGGCTAGAATTATAAACTCGGATGAGGTCCAGTCTGTTGTGAGGCCGATTAAGAAGGATGTTAATAAGAGGGCTACGTTGAAGAAGAATCCATTGAAGAACCTGAATGTGTTACTGAAGCTCAATCCTTATGCGAAGACTGCTAGGAGGATGTCGCTTTTGGCCGAGGCTCAACGGGTTAAGGCAAAGAAAGAGAAGCTAGACAAGAAGAGGCATCAAATTACAAAG